From a region of the Stenotrophomonas sp. BIO128-Bstrain genome:
- a CDS encoding bacteriohemerythrin: MALLVWQDDLNIGIDVIDHQHMRIVEMLNHLHVAQKSLERLAVAEVIDELVDYTMSHFAFEEELMEEAGYPFCSAHKRVHEIFGKRVGEYRLRFQAGEDITEELRTMLSRWLFNHIRGDDKAYAPQVKQHLNQFAREHQQGSWLGRTLKRFFR, from the coding sequence ATGGCACTTCTGGTCTGGCAGGACGATCTGAACATCGGTATCGATGTCATCGATCACCAGCACATGCGCATCGTGGAGATGCTCAACCACCTGCATGTCGCCCAGAAGAGCCTGGAGCGGCTGGCCGTGGCCGAGGTGATCGACGAGCTGGTGGATTACACGATGTCCCATTTCGCCTTCGAAGAAGAGCTGATGGAGGAAGCCGGCTATCCGTTCTGTTCGGCGCACAAGCGCGTGCATGAGATCTTCGGCAAGCGCGTGGGCGAGTACCGGCTGCGTTTCCAGGCCGGTGAGGACATCACCGAAGAGCTGCGCACGATGCTCTCGCGCTGGCTGTTCAATCACATCCGGGGCGATGACAAGGCGTACGCGCCGCAGGTCAAACAACACCTCAACCAGTTCGCGCGCGAGCACCAGCAGGGCAGCTGGCTGGGCCGCACGCTCAAGCGCTTCTTCCGCTGA
- a CDS encoding MFS transporter, protein MSTPAVAPVVNSPRRILLASLIGTTIEFFDFYIYATAAVLVFPHLFFPESSDGAAMLQSLATFAVAFIARPVGSAVFGHYGDRIGRKATLVAALLTMGVSTVAIGLLPTHASIGLVAPALLALCRFGQGLGLGGEWGGAVLLATENAPPGKRAWYGMFPQLGAPLGFLLSAGIFLLLGRAMSEADFLQWGWRVPFLASSLLVGIGLWVRLNIHETPQFQAALDRNERVRLPMWTVLREHPLTLVLGTLGAFATFVLFYLMTVFTLGHGTTVLGYSREQFLLLQMVGILFFAAGIPISALYGDRWGTRRTMIVASGLILAFGVAFAPLFQAGSPWLVLGFLALGLFLMGLTYGPCGTFLAEIYPVQVRYTGASLSFNLAGILGAAPAPYVATWLAERYGLVAVGYYLCVTALITIVALLAMGRRGR, encoded by the coding sequence ATGTCCACACCTGCTGTCGCACCCGTCGTGAACTCCCCCCGCCGCATCCTGCTGGCGAGCCTGATCGGCACCACCATCGAGTTCTTCGATTTCTACATCTACGCCACCGCGGCGGTGCTGGTGTTTCCGCACCTGTTCTTCCCCGAGAGCAGCGATGGCGCGGCGATGCTGCAGTCGCTGGCGACCTTCGCCGTGGCCTTCATCGCGCGGCCGGTGGGCTCGGCGGTGTTCGGTCACTACGGCGACCGCATCGGGCGCAAGGCCACGCTGGTGGCGGCATTGCTGACGATGGGGGTTTCCACGGTGGCCATCGGCCTGCTGCCCACGCATGCCAGCATCGGCCTGGTCGCACCGGCACTGCTGGCGTTGTGCCGTTTCGGGCAAGGCCTGGGGCTGGGGGGAGAGTGGGGTGGTGCAGTGCTGCTGGCCACCGAGAATGCACCGCCCGGCAAGCGCGCCTGGTACGGCATGTTCCCGCAGCTGGGTGCTCCGCTGGGCTTCCTGCTCTCGGCCGGTATCTTCCTGCTGCTCGGCCGCGCGATGAGCGAGGCTGATTTCCTGCAATGGGGGTGGCGCGTGCCCTTCCTGGCCAGTTCGCTGCTGGTCGGCATCGGCCTGTGGGTGCGCTTGAACATCCACGAGACCCCGCAGTTCCAGGCCGCGCTGGACCGCAACGAGCGGGTCAGGCTGCCGATGTGGACGGTGCTGCGCGAACATCCGCTGACGCTGGTACTGGGCACGCTGGGAGCGTTCGCCACCTTCGTGCTGTTCTACCTGATGACGGTGTTCACCCTCGGCCATGGCACCACCGTGCTGGGCTACTCGCGCGAGCAGTTCCTGCTGCTGCAGATGGTCGGCATCCTGTTCTTCGCGGCGGGCATTCCCATTTCCGCGCTGTACGGCGACCGCTGGGGCACACGCCGCACGATGATCGTGGCCAGCGGCCTGATCCTCGCCTTCGGCGTGGCGTTCGCGCCGCTGTTCCAGGCCGGCAGCCCGTGGCTGGTGCTGGGGTTCCTGGCGCTGGGCCTGTTCCTGATGGGCCTGACCTACGGCCCGTGCGGCACCTTCCTGGCCGAGATCTATCCGGTCCAGGTGCGCTACACCGGCGCCTCGCTTTCGTTCAACCTGGCCGGCATTCTCGGTGCGGCCCCGGCGCCGTACGTGGCCACCTGGCTGGCCGAACGCTATGGCCTGGTCGCAGTGGGCTATTACCTGTGCGTCACCGCATTGATCACCATCGTCGCCCTGCTGGCGATGGGCCGGCGCGGGCGCTGA